One genomic window of Desulfurococcus mucosus DSM 2162 includes the following:
- the thsA gene encoding thermosome subunit alpha, giving the protein MALYGIPVLVMKEGTRRTVGRDALRANIAAARALAEVLRTSLGPRGLDKMLVDSFGDVTVTNDGATIVKEMEVQHPAAKLLVEVAKAQDAEVGDGTTSAVVLAGTLLAKAEELLDQNIHPSIIIEGYTKAMKEALKALDEIAVKVNPKDKDVLRRIVNTTISSKYIGGDVISKKITEIAIDAALAVAEPKPDGTYDFRVDDVKIEKKKGGNVLDTQLVYGIVLDKEVVHPGMPRRVENAKIALLDAALEIEKPEITAKINITSPELIKAFLDKEAEMLKEMVDKIASVGANVVVCQKGIDEVAQHFLAKKGILAVRRAKRSDLEKLERATGGRIVSSVRDLKPEDLGYAALVEERRVGNDKMVFIEGCKNPKAVTILVRGASDMVMDEIERSIKDALNVLRNVMRSPKIVPGGGAVEIELAMRLREYAKKIGGKEQLAIEAFASALEEIPLILAETSGREPLDTLMKLRQLHSEGKKYAGVNAVTGEIIEDMAASNVIEPLLVKESMIKTAGEAAVTILKIDDVIAASPVKKEKEKEGKKEGEESKPPSFD; this is encoded by the coding sequence ATGGCGCTGTATGGTATACCTGTATTGGTGATGAAGGAGGGCACCCGTAGAACAGTCGGTAGAGATGCTTTAAGAGCAAACATAGCTGCAGCGAGAGCGCTTGCAGAGGTGTTGAGGACAAGCCTAGGGCCCAGGGGACTAGACAAGATGCTTGTCGACAGCTTCGGGGATGTCACAGTAACCAATGATGGTGCCACAATAGTTAAGGAGATGGAGGTCCAGCACCCGGCTGCAAAGCTGCTCGTCGAGGTGGCTAAAGCCCAGGACGCTGAGGTAGGCGACGGCACAACCAGCGCCGTGGTACTAGCCGGCACACTCCTGGCTAAGGCCGAGGAGCTCCTGGATCAAAACATTCACCCAAGCATCATAATCGAGGGATACACCAAGGCCATGAAGGAGGCGTTGAAAGCACTCGACGAGATAGCGGTCAAAGTCAACCCGAAGGATAAGGATGTGCTCAGAAGGATAGTTAACACAACGATTTCAAGCAAGTACATTGGGGGAGACGTGATATCCAAGAAGATCACTGAGATAGCCATCGATGCAGCCCTAGCCGTGGCTGAGCCAAAGCCTGATGGAACATACGACTTCAGGGTCGACGACGTCAAGATAGAGAAGAAGAAGGGAGGCAACGTCCTAGACACGCAGCTGGTCTACGGCATAGTCCTCGACAAGGAGGTAGTGCACCCAGGCATGCCGAGAAGGGTTGAGAACGCTAAGATAGCGTTGCTCGACGCAGCCCTTGAAATCGAGAAGCCGGAGATAACGGCCAAGATAAATATCACGAGCCCCGAGCTCATAAAGGCGTTCCTCGACAAGGAGGCCGAGATGCTGAAGGAAATGGTTGACAAGATAGCGAGCGTTGGGGCAAACGTGGTGGTCTGCCAGAAGGGTATCGATGAGGTTGCACAGCACTTCCTCGCGAAGAAAGGCATACTCGCAGTGAGGAGAGCTAAGAGAAGCGACCTAGAGAAGCTTGAGAGGGCGACAGGCGGGAGAATAGTCAGCAGTGTGAGAGACCTGAAGCCCGAGGACCTCGGCTACGCTGCACTAGTAGAGGAGAGAAGAGTCGGCAACGACAAGATGGTGTTCATAGAGGGATGCAAGAACCCCAAGGCTGTGACAATACTGGTCCGCGGAGCAAGCGACATGGTCATGGATGAAATAGAGAGGAGCATAAAGGACGCCTTAAACGTGCTCAGGAACGTGATGAGGTCGCCTAAGATAGTCCCAGGCGGCGGTGCAGTGGAAATAGAGCTCGCAATGAGGCTGAGGGAATACGCTAAGAAGATAGGTGGGAAAGAACAGCTAGCGATAGAGGCATTTGCATCCGCATTAGAGGAGATACCCCTCATACTCGCCGAGACAAGCGGCAGGGAGCCCCTTGACACACTCATGAAGCTGAGGCAGCTCCACAGTGAGGGCAAGAAGTATGCTGGCGTTAACGCTGTGACAGGCGAGATCATAGAGGACATGGCGGCGAGCAATGTGATTGAGCCGCTACTAGTGAAGGAGTCAATGATAAAGACGGCTGGTGAGGCAGCCGTTACAATACTGAAGATAGATGACGTCATAGCCGCCAGCCCGGTCAAAAAGGAGAAGGAGAAGGAAGGCAAGAAGGAAGGCGAGGAATCCAAGCCGCCGAGCTTCGACTAG
- a CDS encoding glycosyltransferase 87 family protein: MCRSSVVAMRRLLNRVPSTVRREWRIILANALALLLAVSGWNYYDVRYFINYWFDYFKEGRPLDIYSGPPMAKVAYPPLAVYIFIVPHLIATSLPYSSIALVRLIDKAPLIAAFNMVYLILRRRYGHTAGNLWLLNYMVYGVIADYQFDLVAVVFLLMGFIYLTERKYTAASVMITLSALVKQLLAVFMVFPLIELFKARDYRGMARVLLVSLGVASVFIAPFMLRNPYGFIGKVLLFHGERYPQNYSLWALPVHLSWYNIASLPSWLTWVWIMPFTLALLILYLYFYRDTPVGHDSLLGYFALASLLMLVLNKVGNPNYYLWASVFLAIYIARNIHRTPRRLISLYIFIPLLIGLIAGFLIEFTAAVVGDDILMVEDSNWVSAEQLIAWSTGIDSILYKLIIYARSSPAFFTFFSVLNSARGVTATVATLLYNSYLIYTAVRIARDISRHKNR, from the coding sequence ATGTGTCGCAGCTCAGTGGTGGCAATGCGCAGGTTGCTTAACCGGGTACCGTCAACCGTGAGACGTGAGTGGAGGATAATACTGGCTAACGCGCTGGCACTCCTACTAGCGGTTTCAGGGTGGAACTACTACGATGTAAGATACTTTATAAACTACTGGTTCGACTACTTCAAGGAGGGCAGGCCACTGGATATTTACAGTGGGCCCCCCATGGCGAAGGTCGCGTACCCGCCTCTCGCCGTTTACATATTCATAGTACCGCACCTCATCGCCACAAGCCTCCCTTACAGCAGTATCGCACTGGTCAGGTTGATTGATAAAGCCCCCTTGATAGCGGCGTTCAACATGGTGTACCTGATCCTTAGGAGAAGGTATGGGCATACAGCCGGCAACCTGTGGCTTCTAAACTATATGGTGTACGGGGTGATCGCCGACTACCAGTTCGACCTAGTGGCAGTTGTATTCCTGCTCATGGGCTTCATCTATTTAACCGAGAGGAAATACACGGCGGCATCAGTCATGATCACGCTTTCAGCACTGGTAAAGCAGTTGCTAGCAGTCTTCATGGTTTTCCCCCTCATAGAGTTGTTCAAGGCAAGGGATTACAGGGGGATGGCTAGAGTACTACTCGTATCCCTTGGTGTTGCATCGGTATTCATAGCTCCCTTCATGCTCCGCAACCCGTATGGTTTCATAGGGAAGGTGCTCTTATTCCATGGGGAACGCTACCCGCAGAACTATAGTCTATGGGCGCTCCCAGTGCATCTCAGCTGGTATAATATAGCGTCACTCCCCTCCTGGCTGACATGGGTATGGATCATGCCTTTCACGCTCGCTCTCTTAATCCTCTACTTATACTTCTACCGTGATACACCGGTAGGGCACGACTCGCTCCTGGGATACTTCGCCTTGGCATCCCTCCTCATGCTAGTGTTAAACAAGGTTGGGAACCCCAACTACTACCTTTGGGCATCAGTATTCCTCGCAATATACATCGCCAGGAACATTCATAGGACACCCCGTAGACTCATATCCCTCTACATATTCATACCCCTGCTAATAGGGTTGATAGCAGGGTTCCTCATAGAGTTCACTGCCGCGGTAGTGGGCGACGACATATTAATGGTGGAGGACTCCAACTGGGTTTCAGCGGAGCAACTCATAGCATGGAGCACCGGCATAGACTCAATCCTCTATAAGTTGATCATCTATGCCAGGAGCTCCCCAGCGTTCTTCACATTCTTCTCAGTGCTCAACAGTGCAAGAGGAGTCACAGCAACGGTTGCAACACTACTCTACAACTCGTATCTAATCTACACGGCGGTGAGAATAGCTAGGGACATATCACGGCATAAAAATCGGTGA
- a CDS encoding DNA-directed RNA polymerase subunit K — MASEITRIYEEVFSKRMTRFEVARVVGARALQLSMGAPPVIDVSSLPVKDPVYIAIKEVLTGLLPMSIRRVRDGRGELVPIGRLLTPSVRRSLEVVLESWDISRRV, encoded by the coding sequence ATGGCTTCAGAGATAACGAGGATTTACGAGGAGGTTTTCTCTAAGAGGATGACGAGGTTCGAGGTGGCTAGAGTAGTCGGTGCAAGGGCGCTTCAGCTCTCCATGGGGGCGCCCCCCGTGATAGATGTATCATCGCTACCGGTTAAAGACCCGGTTTACATCGCCATAAAGGAGGTGTTAACCGGCTTACTACCAATGTCTATAAGGAGGGTGCGTGATGGGAGAGGAGAACTCGTCCCAATCGGGAGACTACTTACACCAAGCGTTAGGAGAAGTCTTGAAGTGGTTCTCGAGAGCTGGGATATCAGTCGTAGAGTCTAG
- the gapN gene encoding NADP-dependent glyceraldehyde-3-phosphate dehydrogenase produces the protein MLELESRLFKDILRVEDNVPFFKAYLAGKWIDTGEYLDVATPIDGSLVARVSKTPWELVDSALESIYVEGRWSVRNTPGWRRLEILGRLAELLEEHRRDMVNALILNSGKTRKQAEGEVNASIERVKASVFDARKIFGEYMPGDWDSTTIETEAVVRREPYGVVLAIIPFNYPLFDTVSKIAYSFVSGNAVVVKPPSADPLPVLLLARLLEEAGFPRDGLAVAMVPGRESGRLVADRRISVVSFTGSSETGRRILGSAGIKQFIMELGGGDPAIVLPDADLEDAAEKISTGIYSYAGQRCDAIRLILVSADAYHELAGRIVERLSRVRVGDPRREDVDMGPLIDEAAVDTMMEAVEDAVKKGGRILYGGRRLGGNYVEPTLIGFEDNKRIKDVKLYQEEVFAPVALITSYRSLDEAVELANGRRYGLDAAVFGHDIEDIRRLVRLLEFGAIYINDMPRHGIGYYPYGGRKDSGIGREGIGYSVEYVTAYKTIIYNYRGKGVWSYI, from the coding sequence GTGTTGGAGCTCGAATCAAGGCTCTTCAAGGATATACTCAGAGTAGAGGACAACGTGCCCTTCTTCAAAGCCTACCTAGCCGGCAAGTGGATTGATACAGGCGAATACTTGGATGTCGCCACACCAATAGATGGATCCCTGGTAGCAAGGGTCTCTAAGACGCCGTGGGAGCTTGTTGACTCAGCACTTGAATCCATCTACGTAGAGGGCAGGTGGTCTGTGAGGAATACTCCCGGCTGGAGGAGGCTTGAAATACTTGGAAGACTAGCTGAGCTGTTGGAGGAGCATAGAAGGGATATGGTTAACGCGTTGATCCTTAACTCGGGTAAGACAAGGAAGCAGGCTGAGGGCGAGGTCAACGCGTCAATTGAGAGGGTGAAGGCATCAGTGTTCGATGCGAGAAAGATTTTCGGAGAGTACATGCCGGGCGACTGGGATTCAACAACCATTGAAACCGAGGCGGTTGTGCGACGGGAGCCGTATGGAGTTGTATTAGCGATAATACCCTTCAACTACCCGCTCTTCGACACTGTGTCTAAGATAGCCTATAGTTTCGTGAGCGGTAATGCTGTAGTCGTTAAGCCACCCTCAGCCGACCCACTGCCAGTTCTATTGCTGGCCAGGTTGCTGGAGGAGGCTGGGTTCCCGCGGGATGGACTCGCTGTCGCCATGGTGCCCGGTAGGGAGAGCGGGAGGCTGGTTGCTGATAGAAGGATCTCAGTTGTGAGTTTCACAGGGAGCAGTGAGACCGGCAGGAGGATACTTGGATCAGCAGGCATCAAGCAGTTCATCATGGAGCTGGGTGGAGGGGACCCAGCGATCGTGCTGCCCGACGCCGATTTGGAGGATGCAGCAGAGAAGATTTCAACGGGGATATATAGTTACGCTGGCCAGAGATGCGACGCGATAAGGCTGATTCTAGTCAGCGCAGACGCCTACCATGAGCTCGCCGGGAGAATCGTGGAGAGGCTCTCAAGGGTTCGCGTCGGTGATCCCCGGAGGGAGGATGTCGACATGGGGCCCCTGATAGATGAAGCAGCTGTTGACACTATGATGGAGGCTGTTGAAGACGCTGTGAAGAAGGGTGGAAGAATACTCTACGGTGGAAGAAGGCTAGGCGGGAACTATGTGGAGCCAACCCTCATAGGGTTCGAGGATAACAAGAGGATCAAGGATGTGAAGCTCTACCAGGAGGAGGTGTTCGCACCAGTCGCGTTGATAACCAGCTACAGGAGTCTCGATGAAGCAGTGGAGCTCGCAAACGGTAGGAGATACGGGTTGGATGCCGCTGTCTTCGGCCATGATATAGAGGATATCCGTAGGCTTGTTAGGCTACTCGAGTTCGGCGCCATCTACATAAATGACATGCCCCGCCACGGGATAGGGTACTATCCCTATGGAGGTAGAAAGGATTCAGGCATAGGCCGGGAGGGAATAGGGTACTCGGTTGAGTATGTCACGGCATATAAAACCATCATATATAACTACAGGGGTAAAGGAGTCTGGAGCTACATCTAG
- a CDS encoding signal peptidase I, which produces MSSGQAAYGGVRRYLPSLLATTLALAFIVLLVLPMLLNGGSLLAVVKGYSMLPTLREGDVVLLEKTPPDSIKPGDIVIYSAGDRLIIHRVIDVEVRDGRYYYVTKGDNNSVPDLIYFEDGLGVPYERVLGRVVGFNGYVFKIPYLGYISLFFRGT; this is translated from the coding sequence ATGAGTAGTGGGCAGGCGGCGTATGGAGGAGTCAGGAGGTATCTGCCGAGCCTACTGGCAACCACCCTAGCCCTAGCGTTTATAGTGCTACTAGTGCTCCCAATGCTCCTCAACGGGGGTTCTCTCCTAGCCGTCGTGAAGGGCTACAGCATGCTGCCCACTCTAAGGGAGGGCGATGTAGTATTATTGGAGAAGACGCCGCCCGACTCCATTAAACCGGGCGATATAGTGATATATAGTGCCGGGGACAGGCTCATAATACATAGAGTTATAGATGTTGAGGTCAGGGACGGCAGGTATTACTATGTTACAAAGGGCGACAATAATAGTGTACCCGACTTAATATATTTCGAGGATGGTTTAGGCGTACCATATGAAAGGGTTCTCGGCAGGGTCGTAGGCTTCAACGGCTACGTATTCAAGATCCCTTACCTAGGCTACATATCACTCTTCTTCAGGGGAACCTAG
- a CDS encoding site-2 protease family protein: protein MKWFSRAGISVVESREFTVQGKRVVDLVLVNPVDEELFNELYTYLSGRGIQLIQLKTEKPVVRLIEADAGRSRFKLALTMASLITIGLTGYGLSESFLSLGGRVADTVALAVNTLAYTLIFALVLLTHEFGHIYISRRSGVRIDGPILLPAPPIQLGFLGTFGAVIYMRTLPPSRRELAKLGVSGPLTGFIAATIVGVVGLYMSPVIPVEQAAEMMGKGELTPTPVSSLMLQVITLLRPGNGGVIVMHPLLFIAYIMYLITFLNLLPIGQLDGGHVVRSFTNSETHRRLGSLTVMMLLAVGTLLFLLGSSAYSFYLSLGAVAALLYLVVARGRHPGYANQYDESDCRLCLALYLLLVVLTTPIPLW from the coding sequence TTGAAGTGGTTCTCGAGAGCTGGGATATCAGTCGTAGAGTCTAGGGAGTTCACGGTACAGGGTAAACGGGTAGTAGACCTCGTACTCGTAAACCCTGTTGACGAAGAGTTGTTTAACGAGCTCTACACTTATCTCTCAGGGAGAGGTATACAGCTAATACAGTTGAAGACTGAGAAACCCGTCGTCAGGTTAATCGAGGCCGATGCAGGGCGCAGCAGGTTCAAGCTGGCTTTAACCATGGCGTCCCTTATCACGATAGGGTTAACCGGGTACGGGCTCTCGGAGTCATTCCTTAGCCTAGGGGGTCGTGTAGCAGATACAGTGGCTTTGGCCGTCAACACGCTTGCATACACGTTGATATTCGCACTGGTCCTCCTAACCCATGAATTCGGCCACATTTACATCAGCAGGAGGTCGGGGGTCAGGATAGATGGGCCCATACTGCTCCCAGCTCCCCCGATACAGCTCGGGTTCCTTGGGACATTCGGCGCAGTAATATACATGAGGACCCTGCCGCCCTCGCGAAGAGAGCTGGCTAAGCTGGGTGTTTCGGGACCCCTGACAGGCTTCATCGCGGCGACAATAGTTGGTGTTGTAGGCCTATACATGTCCCCGGTTATACCTGTTGAGCAGGCAGCTGAGATGATGGGTAAAGGAGAGTTGACGCCTACACCGGTCTCCAGCCTCATGTTACAGGTGATCACGTTGCTGAGGCCTGGCAACGGCGGCGTGATAGTCATGCACCCCCTCCTCTTCATAGCGTACATAATGTACCTGATCACATTCCTGAATCTGCTTCCAATAGGGCAGCTCGACGGGGGGCATGTTGTGAGATCCTTCACGAACAGTGAGACCCATAGGAGGCTTGGATCCCTCACCGTAATGATGCTGCTAGCGGTCGGCACGCTACTCTTCCTCCTCGGCAGCAGTGCTTACTCGTTCTACCTGAGTCTAGGAGCCGTTGCAGCCCTACTCTACCTCGTGGTTGCCAGGGGGCGGCATCCCGGGTACGCTAACCAGTATGATGAATCGGATTGCAGGCTGTGCCTCGCACTATACCTGCTACTAGTGGTGTTGACAACCCCCATTCCACTATGGTAG
- a CDS encoding DNA topoisomerase I, with amino-acid sequence MSGVEPWMSRGVRIWDLKGRVLVIAEKPKAARKIAEALSPGYVTRRIGSIPVYEINAYGSMILVASSVGHLYELNTGVKGYPVYSYEWVPSHLVNPGKRHAREYLEVLKKLCRGVDYYVNACDYDIEGSVIGYLIIKFNGDEEKALRAKFSSLTREELRQAFNNLAKLDYEMIEAGLCRHELDWLWGINVSRALMKAVEDATGRRIVLSAGRVQTPTLKYVVEKTVERNLFIPLPQYRVTVTAERNGEEVVLEYAGNPVEKHGEARSIVERVRRQGYLIVEEVEGKTYVLKPPPPFNLGDLQEEAARIYGFSPAKTQAIAEQLYLDALISYPRTNSQKLPPTLNYRGILDNLASIGKYSGLVASLLSETRGVLKPVEGEKEDPAHPAIYPTGMKPGGLTDEQWAVYDLIVRRFLAVFAQPARLTHYTVKAVTPSRDAVFKASWQRVEEQGWMKYYGFHTYKSSRAPGLVKGDKLGVVKVSMRESYTKPPKRLSKIDVLRWMESVEIGTEATRAQIIEKLFERKYLFLESKGIGVSDLGFGVVEVVERFFPDLLSIELTRRFEKEMDAIRRGLRSRGQVLEEAKRILTAMLGEFDENRVEAGRQLAVRLGVAEPSRGKCRISSCKREAVEEGLCRHHASAARLIHEYYVEWSRRKEIGFDEYVEKLRKSRNTGKWIKEVIEAGVVKAPRFP; translated from the coding sequence GTGAGCGGGGTAGAGCCGTGGATGAGCCGTGGTGTAAGGATATGGGATCTCAAGGGCAGGGTCCTCGTTATAGCTGAGAAACCTAAGGCGGCTAGGAAGATAGCTGAAGCGTTATCGCCTGGATACGTTACGAGGAGGATTGGCTCAATACCGGTCTACGAGATCAACGCCTATGGCTCCATGATACTTGTGGCGAGCTCTGTTGGACACCTCTACGAGTTGAACACCGGTGTGAAAGGATACCCGGTTTACAGCTATGAGTGGGTTCCCTCACACCTGGTGAACCCGGGTAAGAGGCATGCGAGAGAATACCTCGAGGTGTTGAAGAAGCTTTGCCGCGGCGTAGACTACTATGTTAACGCATGCGACTACGATATAGAGGGCAGCGTCATAGGATACCTGATAATAAAGTTCAACGGCGACGAGGAGAAGGCGCTCAGAGCCAAGTTCTCCAGCCTGACACGCGAGGAGCTGAGGCAGGCATTCAACAACCTGGCGAAACTAGACTACGAGATGATAGAGGCAGGCCTCTGCAGGCACGAGCTCGACTGGCTATGGGGGATAAACGTTAGCAGGGCCCTCATGAAGGCGGTTGAGGATGCAACCGGCAGGAGGATCGTCCTCAGCGCTGGAAGAGTTCAAACACCCACGTTGAAATACGTGGTTGAGAAAACCGTGGAGAGAAACCTCTTCATACCTCTACCCCAGTACAGGGTGACGGTTACAGCGGAGAGGAACGGCGAGGAAGTGGTTCTCGAGTACGCTGGAAACCCGGTTGAGAAACATGGAGAAGCCAGGAGCATTGTTGAAAGAGTTAGGAGGCAGGGCTACCTCATCGTGGAGGAGGTTGAAGGGAAAACCTACGTGTTGAAGCCGCCGCCCCCATTCAACCTCGGCGACCTCCAGGAGGAGGCGGCCAGGATATACGGGTTCAGTCCAGCCAAGACTCAGGCTATAGCTGAGCAACTATACCTCGACGCATTGATAAGCTACCCGAGAACCAATAGTCAGAAGCTCCCTCCAACCCTGAACTACAGGGGGATCCTTGATAATCTCGCCTCAATAGGGAAGTACAGTGGATTAGTGGCCAGCCTGCTCTCCGAGACCCGCGGCGTCTTGAAGCCTGTTGAAGGGGAGAAGGAGGACCCGGCTCACCCAGCAATATATCCCACTGGTATGAAACCAGGCGGGCTCACAGATGAGCAGTGGGCTGTCTACGATTTAATAGTGAGGAGGTTCCTAGCAGTCTTCGCGCAGCCGGCTAGGCTGACACATTATACTGTTAAAGCCGTGACGCCGAGCCGTGACGCAGTATTCAAGGCGAGCTGGCAGAGGGTTGAGGAGCAGGGGTGGATGAAGTACTATGGCTTCCACACCTATAAGTCGAGCAGGGCACCGGGGCTTGTGAAAGGGGATAAGCTGGGAGTCGTGAAGGTATCAATGAGGGAGTCATATACGAAGCCGCCTAAGAGGCTGTCAAAGATAGATGTGTTAAGGTGGATGGAGAGCGTTGAGATAGGTACCGAGGCTACTAGAGCCCAGATAATAGAGAAGCTCTTCGAGAGGAAGTACCTGTTCCTTGAATCGAAAGGCATAGGTGTCTCAGACCTCGGCTTCGGCGTCGTGGAGGTTGTAGAGAGGTTTTTCCCAGACCTCCTCAGCATAGAGTTAACCAGGAGGTTCGAGAAAGAAATGGATGCTATAAGACGGGGGTTGAGGAGCAGGGGGCAGGTGCTGGAGGAAGCCAAGCGCATCCTCACAGCTATGCTCGGCGAGTTCGATGAGAACAGGGTTGAAGCCGGGAGGCAGCTCGCTGTGAGACTGGGTGTCGCCGAGCCTAGCCGAGGCAAGTGTCGCATCAGCTCGTGTAAGCGTGAAGCCGTTGAGGAGGGGCTCTGCAGGCATCATGCGAGTGCAGCCCGCCTCATCCACGAGTACTATGTTGAATGGTCTAGGAGAAAGGAGATAGGGTTCGATGAATACGTTGAGAAACTGAGGAAGTCTAGGAACACGGGTAAGTGGATCAAGGAGGTCATAGAGGCAGGCGTGGTCAAGGCTCCTAGGTTCCCCTGA
- a CDS encoding isopentenyl phosphate kinase: protein MPGLNHALRGVVYVKLGGSFITVKEKPVTLRKDALDAVAAVLKQVHGEVGLILGNGGGSFAHYAVKKYCVNDPVQCVVKCHQSTRLLNRMVVDHLVALGVPASSLQTSAIVSASPGGGYRVFPDPVYNYLSLGLIPVVYGECIPSERGYSVVSTEKVFELLAESIKPLRIVLVTDVKGVYTCNPYTCENPELIRRINSGNMEEVLELLSREEGRDATGSIYGKVKSMSALSRRIGVKVIIVSGFDQKGLADAIVKGEVEEGTVIEP, encoded by the coding sequence GTGCCCGGCTTGAACCATGCTTTACGAGGCGTGGTCTACGTTAAACTCGGCGGGAGCTTTATAACAGTTAAGGAGAAGCCGGTCACGCTGAGGAAGGATGCTCTCGACGCTGTTGCAGCCGTGTTGAAGCAAGTGCATGGAGAGGTGGGGTTAATCCTGGGCAACGGCGGCGGGAGCTTCGCCCACTACGCTGTTAAAAAATACTGTGTTAACGACCCAGTGCAGTGCGTTGTGAAGTGTCATCAATCCACGAGGCTCCTCAACAGAATGGTGGTCGACCACCTGGTGGCTCTCGGAGTACCGGCGTCAAGCCTCCAGACAAGCGCAATAGTCTCAGCTAGCCCCGGCGGCGGATACCGGGTTTTCCCGGACCCCGTCTACAACTATCTTTCCCTTGGGTTGATACCGGTTGTCTATGGCGAGTGCATTCCCTCCGAGAGAGGCTACTCGGTGGTCTCAACCGAGAAAGTCTTCGAACTACTCGCCGAGAGCATTAAGCCGTTGCGGATAGTGCTCGTCACGGATGTGAAGGGAGTCTACACGTGTAACCCATATACCTGTGAAAACCCTGAGCTGATAAGGAGGATAAACAGTGGTAATATGGAGGAGGTCCTCGAGCTGCTCAGCAGGGAGGAGGGTCGTGATGCTACTGGAAGCATATATGGTAAAGTTAAATCGATGAGCGCGCTCTCGAGGAGGATCGGGGTGAAAGTAATCATAGTCTCCGGCTTCGATCAGAAGGGCTTAGCAGACGCCATCGTGAAGGGAGAGGTCGAGGAGGGGACAGTGATAGAGCCTTAG
- the eno gene encoding phosphopyruvate hydratase, producing the protein MYLDIYDDAYIIKDVKARTVLDSRGNPTVQVRVVTEGLGVGVANAPSGASTGRHEAVELRDGGRDFKGKGVSRAVENVNKLIAPALVGLSSRRQYEVDSKLIEIDGTPNKARLGGNAIVATSLAVAKAASSTMGVPFYYYLGGRAADTLPVPLLNIINGGVHAGNKLDFQEFMIVPAGFSSFHDALKAAVEVYHELKTIIKNKYGPTAVNVGDEGGYAPPLEKVRDALDLLVEAIKGAGYEPGGQIAIAIDAASSQFYREDKGAYIVEGREMTRDDMLLLYEKLVEDYPVVSIEDPLHEEDFEGFAEMRRRLGGRILIVGDDLFTTNPARLSKGIETGAGNAVLVKVNQVGTLSETIDVVKMAHENGYRAIISHRSGETEDTSIADIVVGLSTGLIKTGAPARGERTAKYNRLLEIAEELEKPRYPGFKVFPRKP; encoded by the coding sequence ATGTACCTGGACATATATGATGACGCGTACATAATAAAAGATGTCAAGGCAAGAACAGTGCTGGACAGCAGGGGGAACCCGACAGTTCAAGTCAGGGTTGTGACAGAGGGGCTTGGCGTAGGCGTGGCGAACGCGCCTAGCGGGGCTTCCACGGGCAGGCATGAGGCAGTCGAGCTAAGGGATGGGGGAAGAGACTTCAAGGGTAAAGGGGTTTCAAGAGCCGTTGAAAACGTGAACAAGCTGATAGCCCCGGCCCTAGTAGGGTTGAGTTCCAGGCGTCAATACGAGGTGGACTCGAAGCTTATAGAGATAGATGGAACCCCGAACAAGGCTAGACTCGGAGGCAACGCTATTGTAGCCACGAGCCTGGCGGTCGCGAAAGCCGCGTCATCAACCATGGGTGTCCCCTTCTACTACTACCTGGGTGGTAGGGCAGCCGACACTCTCCCAGTCCCCTTGCTCAACATAATAAACGGCGGTGTACACGCTGGGAACAAGCTTGACTTCCAGGAGTTCATGATTGTGCCAGCAGGGTTCAGCAGCTTCCACGATGCTTTGAAGGCAGCTGTGGAGGTCTACCATGAGTTGAAGACCATTATAAAGAACAAGTATGGGCCTACAGCGGTGAACGTTGGCGATGAAGGCGGCTATGCTCCACCCCTTGAGAAGGTGCGCGACGCATTAGACTTGCTTGTAGAGGCGATAAAGGGAGCCGGCTACGAGCCCGGTGGACAGATAGCTATAGCCATTGACGCGGCGAGCTCCCAGTTCTACAGGGAGGATAAGGGAGCATACATTGTTGAGGGCAGGGAGATGACCAGGGATGACATGCTGCTCCTCTACGAGAAACTCGTGGAGGACTACCCGGTGGTGAGCATAGAGGACCCGTTGCACGAGGAGGACTTCGAGGGGTTCGCGGAGATGCGTAGGAGGCTTGGAGGCAGGATACTCATAGTCGGCGACGACTTATTCACAACCAACCCGGCTAGGTTATCCAAGGGGATTGAGACCGGTGCCGGTAACGCGGTACTGGTGAAGGTGAACCAGGTGGGCACGCTCTCGGAGACCATTGACGTCGTCAAGATGGCGCATGAAAACGGGTATCGAGCGATAATCAGCCATAGGAGCGGTGAAACCGAGGACACCAGCATAGCTGACATAGTCGTCGGGCTGTCCACGGGGCTCATAAAGACGGGTGCTCCTGCGAGAGGTGAGAGGACGGCGAAGTACAATAGGTTGCTTGAAATAGCTGAGGAACTGGAGAAGCCCAGGTACCCTGGCTTCAAGGTCTTCCCGAGAAAACCATGA